In Rhizobium sp. WSM4643, the following are encoded in one genomic region:
- a CDS encoding transglycosylase SLT domain-containing protein, translating into MRTRIVLTAVGLALLAGCATAPKQTRNICAVFDERDGLFSSWQSAAERTEKKYGVPVPILMATMYTESGFQPYARPPRTKLFGFIPWTRPSTAYGYSQALDGTWDHYQSQTGNWTARRANFADAIDFIGWYHYQNSVETGIPLNDAYNLYLAYYSGPTGYKRGDWRSNGQLQQTAQKFARMAGTYQRQLQECD; encoded by the coding sequence ATGCGTACTCGTATCGTTCTGACGGCCGTGGGTCTCGCGCTGCTTGCCGGCTGCGCGACGGCGCCGAAGCAGACGAGGAACATCTGTGCCGTCTTCGACGAGCGCGACGGGCTCTTCTCCAGCTGGCAGAGCGCCGCCGAACGAACGGAGAAGAAGTACGGCGTGCCCGTGCCGATCCTGATGGCGACGATGTATACCGAATCCGGCTTCCAGCCCTATGCGCGGCCGCCGCGCACCAAGCTGTTCGGCTTCATTCCCTGGACCCGGCCGTCGACCGCCTACGGCTATTCGCAGGCGCTCGACGGGACCTGGGATCACTATCAGTCGCAGACCGGGAACTGGACGGCGCGGCGGGCGAACTTCGCCGACGCGATCGATTTCATCGGTTGGTATCATTACCAGAACAGCGTGGAGACCGGCATTCCGCTGAACGATGCCTATAATCTCTATCTCGCCTATTATTCCGGGCCGACGGGATACAAACGCGGCGACTGGCGCTCGAACGGGCAATTGCAGCAGACAGCGCAGAAGTTTGCGCGGATGGCCGGGACGTATCAGCGGCAACTGCAGGAGTGTGATTGA
- a CDS encoding peptidoglycan-binding protein, with amino-acid sequence MNGSRSNPSRQSDRTSLDALNRTIEGLEARIEGLMGSGREQRPRTAPAERDPYAGSHAPRPAKAPPEPRPDPLAEIRQRQRALEASRERPYARQQAPQLREPVPRAAAPAPAPALRAGDDTMTEIAQALVNLRQDLKRDISEGVTREMNALRAELRDIKTNAGDGRFADDMRADMGRLAQSITQLTGRSAAPEATGLREDFEELRSLMDGLAREDSLRHMENRWDGFENRLAALDTEGLQEELVSLAYRLDDIKRHIGGMGESPAVRALEDKLISIATAMEHFGNMIQPHDRVMSEQFAAMDMRLDEISRAIAASGRTATTNDPGLMQRLENRLEALADQIELMSHDAASRVNPADELAMRLEALTGRVEEMTKAEATSRLDERLEHLSYLLERTQETAPQPDLTGTLSDISRKIDALENGAVNDVLAQRLDHLARRIDEMAYHQQAPAPAAVADDSAFLRLEGRLSDIAARLEESTSAAPTDARALKNLEDQIANLSALMSAPRESAAIPPEFDRRMGAIEDYMATSDEYIIEAARQAAEAVVEAYSRHGGPQGVMPAADMSALTALAEDLRHLEDLSRDSEERTHKTFQALHETLVHIADRLDGMEDRGRPLAQMPVADVDFDVDPYALMVAEAEMNRMPAAAPTATASPVIRTAEVAAEAAAPAQAAAMSGTSAIAIEAASRTAEVATATRTQTPAKASLLASLGKRLLPGKKAESRATERPMIDPAPSIDPTDVVPTDAANELLEPGSGAPDVKKILERVRASQSAARGKPAGETDRADYIAAARRAAQAAAMEVDANPKQAAVKAEKKGATADKAGKASDKTGKTSAFSRYRRPILLAVGAVLLAIMAFPLARTLTSGERAPQPPAEFSALTGAAENPAPALPEATPAQPDAAALETTAPAATVPPVAEPAQPEATPPVGGDHLTDMTPLDGEGAAMLAAPGPSGAAQETSSFVPAPAPQATITIPDTVQPKSLADAASGGDALALFEIGARYSDGRNGMTADQKQAANWYQLAADKGFAPAQYRLGSMYEKGNGVERDIAKAKGFYEQAANQGNASAMHNLAVLYSSGALGQQDYTTAASWFTKAANLGITDSQFNLAILCARGNGVPADLEESYKWFAIAAKAGDKDAAQKRDEVAKAMKPDQLERARAKADLWKPEPVDHRTNAIDIPDEWAGTGAKTATVDMKKAVRNIQAILNNNGFDAGVPDGEMGAKTVTAIKNFQKSVGQEPDGKVTDATVKALLERNKQGSKAI; translated from the coding sequence ATGAACGGATCGCGATCAAATCCTTCCCGACAGTCCGACAGGACCTCGCTCGATGCGCTGAACCGCACGATCGAAGGGCTGGAGGCGCGCATCGAAGGGCTGATGGGCAGCGGGCGCGAACAGCGGCCACGCACGGCACCGGCCGAGCGCGATCCTTATGCCGGCTCCCATGCTCCCCGGCCCGCAAAGGCCCCACCCGAGCCGCGGCCCGATCCGCTCGCCGAAATCCGTCAACGCCAGCGCGCGCTCGAAGCCAGCCGCGAACGGCCCTACGCACGCCAACAGGCCCCGCAGCTTCGCGAACCTGTGCCGCGCGCCGCCGCTCCAGCGCCGGCGCCGGCCTTGCGCGCCGGCGACGATACGATGACGGAGATTGCCCAGGCCCTCGTCAACCTGCGGCAGGACCTGAAGCGCGACATTTCCGAGGGCGTCACCCGTGAGATGAACGCGCTGCGCGCCGAGCTGCGCGACATCAAGACAAATGCCGGCGACGGCCGTTTCGCCGACGACATGCGCGCCGACATGGGCCGCCTTGCCCAGAGCATCACGCAGCTTACCGGCCGCTCCGCCGCGCCGGAGGCCACAGGCCTTCGCGAGGATTTTGAAGAGCTGCGCTCGCTGATGGACGGGCTGGCGCGCGAGGATTCGCTGCGCCATATGGAAAACCGCTGGGACGGTTTCGAAAACCGGCTTGCGGCGCTCGATACCGAAGGGCTGCAGGAAGAGCTCGTTTCGCTTGCCTATCGGCTCGACGACATCAAGCGCCATATCGGCGGCATGGGCGAAAGCCCCGCGGTTCGGGCGCTGGAAGACAAGCTCATCTCGATCGCCACGGCGATGGAGCATTTCGGCAACATGATCCAGCCGCACGACCGGGTAATGTCCGAACAGTTCGCCGCCATGGACATGCGGCTCGACGAGATCAGCCGGGCGATCGCGGCAAGCGGGCGCACGGCCACCACGAATGATCCGGGCCTGATGCAGCGGCTGGAAAACCGGCTGGAGGCGCTGGCCGATCAGATCGAACTGATGAGCCATGATGCGGCCAGCCGCGTGAACCCGGCCGATGAGCTGGCGATGCGGCTTGAGGCGCTGACGGGACGCGTCGAGGAGATGACGAAGGCGGAAGCGACGTCGCGGCTCGACGAACGGCTGGAACATCTTTCCTATCTGCTGGAGCGCACGCAGGAGACGGCACCGCAGCCCGACCTCACCGGCACGCTTTCCGACATTTCCCGCAAGATCGACGCGCTTGAGAACGGCGCCGTCAACGACGTGCTGGCGCAGCGGCTCGACCATCTCGCCCGGCGCATCGACGAGATGGCCTATCATCAGCAGGCGCCGGCACCCGCCGCTGTAGCCGACGACAGCGCCTTCCTGCGTCTCGAAGGACGGCTGAGCGACATTGCCGCCCGCCTGGAGGAAAGCACATCGGCAGCGCCGACCGACGCGCGCGCGCTGAAGAACCTTGAAGACCAGATCGCCAATCTTTCGGCGCTGATGAGCGCGCCGCGCGAGAGCGCTGCGATACCCCCGGAATTCGACCGGCGCATGGGCGCGATCGAAGACTATATGGCGACAAGCGACGAATATATCATCGAGGCCGCACGCCAGGCGGCAGAGGCTGTCGTCGAAGCCTATTCGCGTCATGGCGGCCCGCAGGGTGTCATGCCCGCCGCCGACATGTCAGCGCTGACGGCGCTGGCCGAGGATCTGCGCCACCTCGAGGATCTCAGCCGTGACAGCGAGGAACGCACGCACAAGACTTTCCAGGCGCTGCACGAGACGCTGGTGCATATCGCCGACCGCCTCGACGGCATGGAGGATCGCGGCCGGCCGCTCGCCCAGATGCCGGTTGCCGACGTCGATTTCGATGTCGATCCCTATGCGCTGATGGTGGCCGAAGCCGAGATGAACAGGATGCCGGCCGCTGCCCCGACAGCGACGGCTTCCCCTGTTATCCGCACGGCCGAGGTCGCAGCCGAAGCTGCCGCCCCGGCACAAGCCGCCGCCATGAGCGGAACGAGCGCGATCGCCATCGAAGCCGCGAGCCGGACCGCGGAGGTTGCGACAGCGACACGGACACAGACCCCGGCGAAGGCCAGCCTGCTCGCCAGTCTCGGCAAGCGGCTGCTGCCCGGCAAGAAAGCCGAGAGCCGGGCGACCGAACGTCCGATGATCGATCCCGCGCCGTCGATCGATCCCACCGACGTGGTGCCGACGGATGCGGCAAACGAACTGCTCGAGCCGGGCTCGGGCGCACCTGACGTGAAGAAGATTCTTGAACGGGTTCGCGCCAGCCAGAGCGCGGCGCGCGGCAAACCTGCCGGCGAAACCGATCGCGCCGATTATATTGCTGCTGCGCGCCGGGCGGCGCAGGCGGCCGCGATGGAAGTGGACGCCAATCCGAAGCAGGCGGCCGTCAAGGCCGAGAAGAAGGGCGCGACTGCCGACAAAGCCGGCAAGGCTTCTGACAAAACGGGTAAGACCAGTGCCTTTTCGCGCTACCGGCGGCCGATCTTGCTGGCGGTCGGCGCCGTGCTGCTCGCCATCATGGCCTTTCCGCTTGCCCGAACGCTGACGAGCGGCGAGCGCGCGCCGCAGCCGCCAGCGGAATTCTCGGCGCTGACGGGTGCTGCGGAAAACCCGGCGCCGGCCTTGCCCGAAGCGACACCTGCCCAGCCGGATGCCGCCGCTCTCGAAACGACCGCTCCGGCAGCAACTGTACCGCCCGTCGCCGAACCGGCGCAGCCGGAGGCAACCCCGCCGGTCGGCGGCGACCATCTGACCGATATGACGCCGCTTGACGGCGAAGGGGCGGCGATGCTTGCCGCTCCCGGTCCGTCCGGCGCGGCACAGGAGACATCGAGCTTCGTTCCCGCACCCGCGCCGCAGGCGACTATTACCATTCCCGACACCGTCCAGCCGAAATCGCTTGCCGATGCGGCGAGCGGCGGCGATGCGCTGGCGCTGTTCGAGATCGGCGCGCGTTATTCCGACGGCCGCAACGGCATGACAGCCGATCAGAAGCAGGCGGCGAACTGGTACCAGCTTGCGGCCGACAAGGGCTTTGCGCCTGCGCAATACCGGCTCGGCAGCATGTACGAGAAGGGCAACGGCGTCGAACGCGACATCGCCAAGGCGAAGGGCTTCTACGAGCAGGCGGCAAACCAGGGCAATGCCAGCGCCATGCACAATCTCGCCGTCCTCTACTCCTCCGGCGCGCTGGGCCAGCAGGATTATACAACCGCCGCTTCCTGGTTCACCAAGGCAGCGAACCTCGGCATCACCGACAGCCAGTTCAACCTGGCGATCCTCTGCGCTAGGGGCAACGGGGTTCCGGCTGATCTCGAAGAGTCCTACAAATGGTTTGCGATCGCCGCCAAGGCCGGCGACAAGGATGCGGCGCAGAAGCGCGACGAAGTGGCCAAAGCCATGAAGCCCGACCAGCTCGAACGGGCGCGCGCCAAGGCCGATCTCTGGAAGCCGGAGCCGGTCGACCACCGTACGAACGCCATCGACATTCCCGACGAATGGGCCGGCACTGGCGCGAAGACGGCGACCGTCGACATGAAGAAGGCAGTCCGCAACATCCAGGCGATCCTCAACAATAACGGCTTCGACGCCGGAGTTCCGGACGGCGAAATGGGTGCGAAGACCGTGACCGCGATCAAAAACTTCCAGAAGTCCGTCGGGCAGGAGCCGGACGGCAAGGTGACCGACGCGACGGTGAAGGCGCTGCTCGAACGCAACAAGCAGGGCAGCAAGGCGATCTGA
- a CDS encoding dihydrofolate reductase family protein: MRKLVVWNLMTLDGYFEGTKPWDIDFHNLAWGPELQRYAEQFGREGDLLVFGRKTYEGMASYWPTAEGEGEIKAYMNDIAKIAVSRTITVPGWNNARVVSDPISELTRLKQEDGKTIFIFGSAELADSLLKAGLIDEIRICLVPVILGGGNPLFKQAEGQVPLKLIESSTTEGGAVILRYEPVKA, from the coding sequence ATGAGAAAGCTTGTTGTCTGGAACCTGATGACGCTCGATGGTTATTTCGAAGGCACGAAGCCGTGGGATATCGACTTCCACAATCTCGCCTGGGGGCCTGAATTGCAGCGCTATGCCGAACAGTTCGGCAGGGAAGGCGATCTGCTGGTCTTCGGCCGCAAGACCTATGAGGGCATGGCCTCGTACTGGCCGACAGCCGAGGGCGAAGGTGAGATCAAAGCCTATATGAACGATATCGCCAAGATCGCCGTGTCGCGGACGATCACCGTGCCCGGCTGGAACAATGCCCGCGTCGTCAGCGATCCGATCTCCGAATTGACGCGGCTGAAGCAGGAGGACGGCAAGACGATCTTCATCTTCGGCAGTGCCGAGCTTGCCGATAGCCTGCTAAAAGCGGGGCTTATCGACGAAATCAGGATCTGCCTGGTGCCGGTCATCCTCGGCGGCGGCAATCCGCTTTTCAAACAGGCAGAGGGCCAGGTGCCGCTGAAGCTCATCGAATCCTCGACGACGGAAGGCGGCGCGGTGATCCTGCGCTACGAGCCCGTCAAGGCTTAA
- a CDS encoding TIGR02186 family protein, with amino-acid sequence MRFAVFVIALFCLLPASAGAQWLPGQATEAVREGLEIGTSTSEIAITSDFHGADLTIFGALSNTDQLLLAVGQYDVVVVLEGPREDATVRKKERVFGIWVNTRSMTFEAVPHSYSMSSSRMIDDIVTPLDLTDQEIGIDHIPLTPVGFVGDGSNLGEFRDAFRRLQQGGGLYDRNPSGVRFVSSNLFKASLRLPANIPNGVHSVRAYLFKSGLFVAEKSLPLRVIKTGIEQTITDAAHDQPILYGCAAVALAVITGWGASLIFRKD; translated from the coding sequence ATGCGCTTTGCTGTTTTCGTCATCGCGTTGTTTTGCCTGCTGCCGGCCTCTGCCGGAGCGCAATGGCTGCCAGGGCAGGCAACGGAGGCGGTGCGTGAAGGGTTGGAAATCGGCACGTCGACCAGTGAAATCGCCATCACCTCGGATTTCCACGGTGCGGATCTGACTATTTTCGGGGCGCTCTCGAACACCGACCAGTTGCTGCTCGCCGTCGGCCAATATGACGTGGTCGTGGTGCTGGAGGGGCCGCGCGAGGATGCGACGGTGCGCAAGAAGGAACGCGTCTTCGGCATCTGGGTGAATACTCGCTCGATGACCTTCGAAGCGGTGCCGCATTCCTATTCGATGTCGAGTTCACGGATGATCGACGACATCGTGACGCCGCTTGACCTGACCGACCAGGAAATCGGCATCGATCACATTCCGCTGACTCCGGTCGGCTTCGTCGGCGACGGCAGCAATCTCGGCGAGTTCCGTGACGCCTTCCGGCGGCTGCAGCAGGGCGGCGGGCTCTACGACCGCAACCCAAGCGGCGTGCGGTTCGTTTCCTCCAATCTCTTCAAGGCGAGCCTGCGTTTGCCCGCGAACATTCCGAACGGCGTGCACAGCGTGCGCGCCTATCTGTTCAAGAGCGGTCTTTTCGTCGCCGAAAAGTCGCTGCCGCTGCGGGTCATCAAGACCGGCATCGAGCAGACGATCACCGATGCGGCGCATGATCAGCCGATCCTCTACGGCTGCGCGGCCGTGGCTCTCGCCGTGATCACCGGCTGGGGTGCCAGCCTGATCTTCCGCAAGGACTGA
- the pdeM gene encoding ligase-associated DNA damage response endonuclease PdeM: MNRLALARDISGLAAIPGIETSVNGIAAVCDPLGALYLPDTGLLVVSDLHLEKGAAFARRGMMLPPYDTLATLTVLAAVISRYDPKLVISLGDNFHDRIGSKHLAENFRALIVEMARGREWIWINGNHDPDGIVDLPGTSADEMHYAGLTFRHEPKNGLQSGEIAGHLHPSATVRRREKSVRRPCFATDGARLLMPAFGVMSGGLDLGHQAMKGLFDKASLVAHLLGRDRIYSVRYGNLRG, encoded by the coding sequence ATGAATCGCCTGGCGCTCGCGCGCGACATTTCAGGACTGGCCGCGATACCAGGCATCGAGACATCGGTGAACGGCATTGCCGCCGTCTGCGACCCGCTCGGCGCCCTCTATCTGCCGGATACCGGCCTGCTCGTCGTCTCCGATCTGCATCTGGAAAAAGGCGCAGCCTTTGCGCGCCGCGGCATGATGCTGCCGCCTTACGATACGCTGGCGACGCTGACCGTCCTTGCCGCCGTCATCTCGCGTTATGATCCGAAGCTCGTCATCTCGCTCGGCGATAATTTCCACGACCGCATCGGTTCGAAGCACCTGGCGGAGAATTTTCGCGCCCTGATCGTCGAGATGGCGCGCGGTCGCGAATGGATCTGGATCAATGGCAACCATGATCCGGACGGCATCGTCGATCTGCCGGGCACATCTGCCGACGAGATGCATTATGCCGGCCTGACCTTTCGGCACGAGCCGAAGAACGGCTTGCAGAGCGGCGAAATCGCCGGCCACCTGCACCCGTCGGCGACCGTGCGCCGACGCGAGAAATCCGTCCGCCGCCCGTGCTTTGCCACCGACGGCGCCCGCCTGCTGATGCCGGCCTTCGGCGTCATGAGCGGCGGTCTGGATCTCGGGCACCAGGCGATGAAGGGCCTGTTCGACAAGGCTTCGCTGGTGGCGCATCTGTTGGGGCGAGATCGGATTTATTCGGTGCGGTATGGGAATTTGAGGGGGTAG
- a CDS encoding VOC family protein — MPRLDHVTIETRDAPGMIGFLETVLGVSEGYRPPFASPGHWLYLDERPVIHLSLTSGSTDFPPGIFNHVAFSLYEFGPALERIKATGYRYEYYDIPDTELGQVFVYGPEGVKIELQYPRPA; from the coding sequence ATGCCGCGTCTGGACCATGTCACCATCGAGACCCGCGATGCGCCGGGGATGATCGGCTTCCTGGAGACCGTGCTCGGCGTTAGCGAGGGCTATCGGCCACCCTTTGCCTCGCCCGGCCACTGGCTCTATCTGGACGAACGCCCGGTCATCCATCTCAGCCTGACATCGGGCAGCACCGATTTTCCGCCCGGCATCTTCAACCATGTCGCCTTCAGCCTCTACGAATTCGGGCCGGCACTGGAGCGCATCAAGGCGACCGGCTATCGCTACGAATATTACGATATTCCCGACACAGAACTCGGTCAGGTCTTCGTCTACGGACCCGAAGGCGTGAAAATCGAACTGCAATATCCCCGGCCCGCCTGA
- a CDS encoding sulfite exporter TauE/SafE family protein — translation MTIYLPIAELSVNIFIILGMGAAVGFLSGMFGVGGGFLITPLLIFYNIPPVVAVATGANQVVASSISGAITHFRRGSLDVKLGTVLLVGGLTGATVGIWIFSLLRAIGQLDLIISLMYVVFLGTVGGLMLLESINAMRRAARNEPPAPRKPGHQHWVHKLPLKVRFKKSKIYLSVIPIVTLGFAIGILTSIMGVGGGFIMVPAMIYLLRIPTNVVVGTSLFQIIFVTAYTTIVQAATNFSVDIVLAFILMVAGVIGAQYGVRVGQKLRGEQLRALLGLLVLAVGLRLAIALVVAPADVYSVVMGAGN, via the coding sequence GTGACAATCTATCTGCCCATCGCAGAATTGTCGGTGAACATTTTCATCATTCTCGGCATGGGGGCGGCCGTCGGATTCCTGTCTGGAATGTTCGGCGTCGGCGGCGGTTTTCTCATCACGCCGCTATTGATCTTCTACAACATCCCGCCCGTCGTCGCGGTCGCGACCGGCGCCAACCAGGTTGTGGCATCGTCGATATCAGGCGCGATCACGCATTTTCGGCGCGGCTCGCTCGACGTCAAGCTCGGCACCGTGCTGCTGGTCGGCGGTCTTACCGGTGCGACGGTCGGCATCTGGATCTTCTCGCTGCTGCGCGCCATCGGCCAGCTCGATCTCATCATCTCACTGATGTATGTCGTCTTCCTCGGCACCGTCGGCGGACTGATGCTGCTCGAAAGCATCAATGCCATGCGGCGGGCAGCGCGCAACGAGCCGCCCGCACCGCGCAAGCCCGGCCACCAGCACTGGGTGCACAAGTTGCCGCTGAAGGTGCGTTTCAAGAAATCTAAGATCTATCTCAGCGTCATTCCGATCGTCACGCTCGGCTTTGCGATCGGCATCCTTACCTCGATCATGGGTGTCGGCGGCGGCTTCATCATGGTGCCGGCGATGATCTACCTGTTGCGGATCCCGACCAATGTCGTCGTCGGCACCTCGCTGTTCCAGATCATCTTCGTGACCGCCTATACGACGATCGTGCAGGCGGCGACGAACTTCTCCGTCGACATCGTGCTCGCCTTCATCCTGATGGTGGCGGGTGTCATCGGCGCGCAATATGGCGTGCGCGTCGGCCAGAAGCTGCGCGGCGAGCAGCTGCGCGCCCTGCTCGGCCTGCTGGTGCTCGCCGTCGGCCTGCGTCTTGCGATCGCGCTGGTGGTGGCGCCGGCCGACGTCTATTCGGTGGTGATGGGAGCGGGCAACTGA
- a CDS encoding ligase-associated DNA damage response DEXH box helicase: MDQIDSEARALLPAAFTRWFAEKGWRPRAHQLELLARAEAGESTLLIAPTGAGKTLAGFLPSLTDLTRRRKIPPGSAFTGIHTLYVSPLKALAIDIERNLMKPVEEMGLPVTIENRTGDTPNAKRQRQKLNPPDILLTTPEQVALLLANREAERFFKDLKYVVLDELHSLVTSKRGHMLSLGLARLRRLAPGLQTIGLSATVAEPMDLQKWLVGQEEGREHHAGLVVVEGGAKPDISILSTEEHIPWAGHSARYAIPDVYNKLVEHRTTLLFVNTRSQAEMLFQALWTINDDNLPIALHHGSLDVAQRRKVEAAMAENRLRAVVATSTLDLGIDWGDVDLVIHVGAPKGASRLAQRIGRANHRMDEPSKAILVPANRFEVMECQAALDANYIGAQDTPPVGRGALDVLAQHVLGMACAEPFDMLELYDEIISASPYADLNWEIFERIVDFVATGGYALRTYERYARIRKTAEGRWRVSNPAVAQQYRLNLGTIVESPMLNIRMVKRGEGGRIGRGGATLGKVEEYFLEQLSPGDTFLFSGKVLRFEGIRENECLASQAFSLDPKIPSYNGGKFPLSTYLAEQVRAMIADPDRWRRLPDQVRDWLSLQNDKSMLPKRDEFLIETFPRGSRGYMVAYPFEGRLAHQTLGMLLTRRLERIGGKPLGFVATDYSLAIWGLEDMGLMIRNGRLNLSDLFDEDMLGDDLEAWLDESFLLKRTFRNCAVIAGLIERRHPGKEKSGRQITVSADLIYDVLRSHEPDHILLQATRQDAATGLLDIGRLGDMLRRIRGHITHRALDHISPLAVPVMLEIGREAVPGEAHDALLAEAADDLIAEALA; the protein is encoded by the coding sequence GTGGACCAGATCGATTCCGAAGCCCGTGCCCTGCTTCCCGCTGCCTTTACCCGCTGGTTTGCGGAAAAGGGCTGGCGCCCGCGCGCCCATCAGCTGGAATTGCTCGCCCGCGCCGAGGCCGGCGAAAGCACGTTGCTGATTGCGCCCACAGGCGCCGGCAAGACGCTTGCCGGTTTCCTGCCCTCGCTCACCGATCTCACCCGCCGCCGCAAGATCCCGCCCGGCTCCGCCTTCACCGGCATCCATACGCTCTATGTCTCACCGCTGAAGGCGCTTGCCATCGATATCGAGCGCAATCTGATGAAGCCGGTCGAGGAGATGGGCCTGCCGGTCACGATAGAAAACCGCACCGGCGACACGCCGAATGCCAAGCGCCAGCGCCAGAAGCTCAACCCGCCGGATATTCTGCTGACGACTCCGGAACAGGTCGCCCTGCTGCTGGCAAACCGGGAAGCCGAGCGTTTCTTCAAAGACCTGAAATATGTCGTCCTCGACGAGCTGCATTCGCTGGTCACCTCCAAGCGAGGCCATATGCTTTCGCTCGGCCTAGCGCGTCTCCGCCGCCTTGCCCCCGGTCTTCAGACCATCGGCCTGTCGGCCACCGTCGCCGAACCCATGGATCTGCAGAAATGGCTGGTTGGCCAGGAAGAGGGCCGGGAGCATCATGCCGGGCTCGTCGTCGTCGAAGGCGGCGCCAAACCCGATATCTCGATCCTGTCGACCGAAGAGCACATTCCCTGGGCCGGCCATTCCGCCCGATATGCAATTCCGGATGTCTACAACAAGCTTGTCGAACATCGCACGACGCTGCTCTTCGTCAACACCCGCAGCCAGGCCGAAATGCTTTTCCAGGCACTCTGGACGATCAATGACGACAACCTGCCGATCGCCCTTCATCACGGCTCCCTCGATGTCGCCCAGCGCCGCAAGGTCGAGGCGGCGATGGCCGAAAACCGGCTGCGCGCCGTCGTTGCCACCTCCACCCTCGATCTCGGCATCGACTGGGGCGATGTCGATCTCGTCATCCATGTCGGCGCGCCGAAGGGCGCCTCGCGTCTTGCCCAGCGCATCGGTCGTGCCAACCACCGCATGGACGAGCCGTCGAAGGCGATCCTGGTGCCGGCCAACCGCTTCGAGGTCATGGAATGCCAGGCAGCTCTCGACGCCAATTATATCGGCGCGCAGGACACCCCGCCGGTCGGCCGCGGCGCGCTCGACGTGCTCGCCCAGCATGTGCTCGGCATGGCCTGCGCCGAGCCTTTCGACATGCTGGAACTCTACGATGAAATCATCAGCGCCTCTCCCTATGCCGATCTGAACTGGGAGATATTTGAGCGTATCGTCGATTTCGTCGCGACCGGCGGTTATGCGCTCCGGACCTACGAGCGTTATGCCCGCATCCGCAAGACCGCGGAGGGCCGCTGGCGCGTCTCCAATCCGGCGGTCGCCCAGCAATATCGCCTCAACCTCGGCACCATCGTCGAAAGCCCGATGCTGAATATCCGCATGGTCAAGCGCGGCGAGGGCGGCAGGATCGGCCGCGGCGGCGCCACGTTGGGGAAGGTCGAGGAATATTTCCTCGAGCAATTGTCGCCCGGCGATACTTTCCTCTTTTCCGGCAAGGTGCTGCGCTTCGAAGGCATCCGCGAAAACGAATGCTTGGCGTCGCAGGCCTTCTCGCTCGATCCGAAGATCCCCTCCTATAATGGCGGCAAGTTTCCGCTATCGACTTATCTCGCCGAGCAGGTGCGGGCGATGATCGCCGATCCCGATCGCTGGCGCCGCCTGCCGGATCAGGTGCGAGATTGGCTGTCGCTGCAGAACGACAAGTCGATGCTGCCGAAGCGCGACGAGTTTCTGATCGAAACCTTCCCGCGCGGCAGCCGCGGCTATATGGTCGCCTATCCCTTCGAAGGCCGTCTCGCCCACCAGACGCTCGGCATGCTGCTGACTCGCAGGCTGGAGCGGATCGGCGGCAAGCCGCTCGGCTTCGTCGCCACTGATTATTCCCTGGCCATCTGGGGCCTCGAGGATATGGGCCTGATGATCCGCAACGGTCGGCTAAACCTCTCCGACCTCTTCGACGAGGACATGCTCGGCGACGATCTCGAAGCCTGGCTGGACGAATCCTTCCTGTTGAAGCGCACTTTCCGCAATTGCGCCGTGATTGCAGGCTTGATCGAGCGCCGCCATCCGGGCAAGGAAAAGAGCGGCCGCCAGATCACCGTCTCCGCCGATCTGATCTACGACGTGCTGCGCAGCCACGAGCCAGATCACATCCTCCTGCAGGCGACGCGACAGGATGCGGCGACGGGACTTTTGGACATTGGCCGTCTTGGCGATATGCTGAGACGAATCAGGGGCCACATCACCCACCGCGCCCTCGACCATATTTCCCCGCTTGCCGTGCCGGTGATGCTGGAAATCGGACGCGAGGCGGTGCCGGGCGAGGCCCATGATGCGCTGCTCGCCGAAGCGGCGGACGATCTGATCGCCGAAGCACTCGCCTGA